Proteins encoded in a region of the Moritella marina ATCC 15381 genome:
- the mrdA gene encoding penicillin-binding protein 2: MINTKRIPIQNPEDTLALFTRRTAASVFMLVAMTAVLLANLYHLQVSGYSKYVGRANNNRIRIVPIPPNRGLIYDRNGILLAKNVPIYSLEIVPEQIKNIDLTLAKLQTLFELSEADINDFKQSIQHTRHFKSVSLVDQLSEKQVALFSVHKYQFPGVFVDAFLERYYPYRENLTHILGYVAKINDRDIKRLKQQHKYKQYRATRTIGKLGIERSYEETLHGQSGFAKVEVNNQGRVIRTLETVPPIPGKDIKLNIDINLQLYANKLLTEKKIDPLTRKPVLKHKRGALVVLDPSDDSILAMVSSPSYDPNLFVHGISSTKYKALLADPDRPLFNRVTLGTYSPGSTAKPMIAAAALAEGVITPDTKRNDAGWWRIPNTNTRKWRDDIRWGFGEVDIYKAIEKSVNTYFYPIAYDMGIDRLSAWMNKFGYGLPSGVDINEDSRANMPTREWKQAHYKQSWYQGDTIPIGIGQGYWTATPLQIAKATSVVANKGLVHRPHIVNSIIENRVDTPITFKDFAKLNGVKPETWGIVQEGMRRVLVTGTGRKAFSHIAYDAAGKSGTSQVFGLAHGENYNAEELTERLRDHALFTAFAPIKSPKVLVTAVLENGGWGRRAAPMVRKIMDYVLIKPTLTPPSALINKAS, translated from the coding sequence TTGATAAACACAAAACGTATTCCCATCCAAAATCCGGAAGACACCCTTGCACTTTTTACACGTCGCACAGCCGCGTCAGTGTTTATGCTCGTGGCCATGACAGCAGTACTTCTCGCCAATTTATATCATTTGCAGGTCTCTGGTTATAGTAAATATGTTGGCCGGGCGAATAATAATCGTATTCGAATTGTGCCAATACCACCAAATCGAGGATTAATTTATGATCGAAATGGCATACTGTTAGCGAAAAATGTACCCATTTACTCGCTTGAAATTGTGCCAGAACAAATTAAAAACATAGACCTTACCTTAGCAAAACTACAAACGCTATTTGAACTAAGTGAAGCTGATATCAACGACTTTAAACAGTCTATACAGCATACAAGACACTTTAAATCTGTGTCGCTGGTCGATCAGTTAAGCGAAAAACAAGTCGCACTATTTAGCGTCCATAAGTACCAATTCCCCGGTGTTTTTGTTGATGCTTTTCTCGAGCGTTATTATCCGTATAGAGAAAATTTAACCCACATATTAGGCTATGTCGCTAAAATTAATGATCGTGATATCAAGCGATTAAAGCAGCAGCATAAATATAAGCAATATCGAGCGACCAGAACCATCGGAAAACTAGGTATTGAACGATCTTATGAAGAAACCCTGCATGGCCAATCTGGCTTTGCAAAAGTTGAAGTCAATAATCAAGGCAGAGTGATCCGTACATTAGAAACGGTCCCACCAATACCAGGTAAAGATATAAAACTTAATATCGATATAAACCTTCAGCTATATGCTAACAAATTGCTGACCGAAAAAAAAATAGATCCACTCACACGTAAGCCAGTGCTTAAGCATAAGCGTGGGGCCTTGGTGGTATTAGATCCAAGTGACGACTCTATTTTGGCCATGGTGTCTAGTCCAAGTTATGACCCTAACTTATTTGTGCATGGGATCTCATCAACAAAATATAAAGCACTGTTAGCAGATCCAGACCGACCTTTATTCAATCGTGTCACGCTCGGTACTTATTCACCGGGATCTACAGCGAAACCTATGATTGCCGCAGCAGCATTAGCCGAAGGTGTCATCACACCTGATACCAAAAGGAATGATGCTGGTTGGTGGCGTATCCCCAATACCAACACCCGAAAATGGCGAGATGATATACGTTGGGGGTTTGGCGAAGTTGATATTTACAAAGCAATAGAAAAATCGGTCAATACCTACTTTTACCCTATCGCTTATGACATGGGGATTGATCGCTTATCCGCTTGGATGAACAAATTTGGTTATGGTCTGCCATCAGGCGTTGATATAAATGAGGATAGTCGCGCAAATATGCCGACTAGAGAATGGAAGCAAGCGCATTACAAACAGTCCTGGTATCAAGGCGATACCATCCCGATAGGTATCGGACAAGGCTATTGGACTGCAACACCACTACAAATAGCCAAAGCGACATCAGTGGTTGCCAATAAAGGCTTGGTACATCGACCACATATTGTTAATAGCATCATTGAAAATCGTGTTGATACCCCGATTACTTTCAAGGACTTTGCTAAACTTAACGGCGTAAAACCTGAAACATGGGGTATTGTTCAAGAAGGCATGCGACGCGTACTCGTGACAGGTACTGGTCGTAAAGCGTTTAGTCATATTGCGTATGACGCCGCCGGGAAATCAGGAACGAGTCAGGTATTTGGGCTTGCTCATGGCGAAAATTATAATGCCGAGGAATTAACGGAGCGTTTGCGAGATCACGCTCTATTTACTGCTTTTGCCCCCATTAAGTCGCCTAAAGTATTAGTAACCGCTGTACTCGAAAATGGCGGCTGGGGTCGACGTGCTG
- the rraB gene encoding ribonuclease E inhibitor RraB, protein MDFEKEFAELKVEAEEIIDNLLEDGSDPDAVYSIEHHFAGDDFAQLEKAAIAAFKLGYDVSDPEEVELEDGQKVFAFDCVVETELDIDTITRDIEALLKMSIEQDVTYDGWGTFFEEEAS, encoded by the coding sequence GTGGATTTTGAAAAAGAATTTGCCGAGCTGAAAGTTGAAGCCGAAGAGATCATTGATAACTTATTAGAAGATGGCAGTGATCCTGATGCTGTTTATTCTATTGAACATCATTTTGCTGGTGATGATTTTGCACAGTTAGAAAAAGCGGCTATTGCTGCATTTAAGCTGGGCTACGATGTATCAGATCCTGAAGAAGTTGAGCTAGAAGACGGCCAAAAAGTATTCGCATTCGACTGTGTTGTTGAAACAGAACTAGATATTGATACCATCACACGTGATATCGAAGCGCTACTTAAAATGTCTATCGAACAAGATGTTACTTATGACGGCTGGGGCACTTTCTTCGAAGAAGAAGCATCATAA
- a CDS encoding sensor domain-containing protein, with translation MGSTDSLNHILINAIQHLPIGIFWKDIHGQYLGCNKHCLSLFDLPSEQFIIGKTDAQLQPALKEKQLPNKALLQTDQEALIHGRSVIAKTMHMETIYGQGQFEITKIPLHSHTGKIIGLLGIAVDVSSKFRSEQKLQEKTALLNSIFDALPDFVIYKDMQGRIVECNRAALKLAKKKKTDVIGKTVTQILPESTAKVSIDYDSQLKSNYKSANYKMEFELAGRQVYVDVHKHPVIQNNQLVGTVSISRDIKERRNTLEKIATLTKHDQLTQQLNRATFLQELENINQQHSWGMILIDIKKLGKLNSQYGTEVGDKVLIYVGGMIKEMAPNAAHLARIQGDRFAILTDQVSSPAQLNYLCNKLIDRLNRKIAIQGQVIDLAICIGATNYPDTIQDTNKLLTCSEQALLRSRKNIEQNYTLFDPILEAHAEAEKRLIDDLKQAINDKSIDLYYQPIIDANSKSVLGVEALARWHHPEQGLIMPVKFIDLAEKNNLIGQLGEMVLEKACQQLAQWRAQDIDIFMAVNLSPIQFNDPQLISKIKHDIEYYDIPAHRLEIEVTESALMESNQTAENMLAELIELGVRLSIDDFGTGYCSLSYLKNMPAHKLKIDKSFVDELEQDKTTTAITRSVISLARELNITVTAEGVEEESQMQWLQAQQCDQFQGYLFSRPLPSDKFCQWYKTHHTTDNNITYQQPVKTMLSLQVL, from the coding sequence ATGGGTAGCACGGACTCTCTGAATCATATATTGATCAATGCAATTCAACATCTGCCAATTGGCATTTTTTGGAAAGATATTCACGGCCAATACTTGGGCTGCAACAAACATTGCTTATCCTTATTTGATTTACCCTCAGAGCAATTCATTATAGGTAAGACTGATGCACAACTACAGCCAGCGCTGAAAGAGAAGCAACTCCCTAACAAAGCACTCTTACAAACCGATCAAGAAGCGCTAATCCACGGCCGCAGCGTCATTGCCAAAACCATGCATATGGAAACTATTTATGGCCAAGGTCAGTTTGAAATAACCAAAATCCCACTGCACAGCCACACAGGTAAAATTATTGGCTTACTGGGTATTGCTGTTGATGTATCGAGTAAGTTTCGCTCAGAACAAAAGTTACAAGAAAAGACTGCCTTACTGAACTCTATTTTTGATGCCCTACCTGACTTTGTTATTTACAAAGATATGCAAGGCCGTATCGTCGAATGTAATCGTGCAGCGCTTAAGTTAGCGAAAAAGAAAAAAACCGATGTAATAGGTAAAACCGTTACTCAAATACTACCGGAATCAACAGCCAAGGTCAGCATCGATTATGATAGTCAGCTAAAATCAAACTATAAAAGTGCTAATTACAAAATGGAATTTGAATTAGCAGGCCGACAAGTCTATGTCGATGTACACAAACACCCCGTCATTCAAAATAATCAATTAGTCGGTACCGTCAGCATATCTCGTGATATTAAAGAACGCCGTAATACCCTCGAAAAAATAGCCACATTAACCAAGCACGATCAATTAACGCAACAATTAAACCGAGCCACCTTTTTACAAGAACTTGAAAATATCAATCAGCAACATAGTTGGGGCATGATCCTCATCGATATAAAAAAACTGGGTAAGCTAAACAGTCAATACGGTACGGAGGTCGGTGATAAAGTCCTTATTTATGTTGGTGGCATGATTAAGGAGATGGCACCTAACGCCGCTCACTTAGCCCGTATACAAGGAGATCGGTTTGCAATTTTAACCGATCAAGTTAGTTCACCAGCACAGCTTAATTATCTGTGTAATAAATTAATCGATAGGCTTAATAGAAAAATAGCCATTCAGGGCCAGGTTATTGACTTAGCTATATGCATTGGCGCAACGAACTACCCAGATACCATTCAAGATACCAATAAATTACTTACTTGCAGTGAACAGGCATTACTCAGGTCGCGTAAAAATATAGAACAAAATTACACCCTATTTGACCCTATATTAGAAGCGCATGCAGAGGCTGAAAAACGCTTAATAGATGATTTAAAACAAGCAATAAATGATAAATCCATCGATTTATATTACCAGCCAATTATCGATGCAAACAGTAAGAGCGTGCTTGGTGTCGAAGCACTTGCCCGTTGGCATCACCCAGAACAAGGGTTAATCATGCCGGTTAAATTCATTGACCTTGCCGAGAAAAATAACTTGATCGGGCAGCTCGGTGAAATGGTATTAGAAAAAGCCTGTCAGCAACTTGCACAATGGCGAGCACAAGATATTGATATTTTTATGGCCGTCAACTTATCGCCGATCCAATTCAACGATCCACAGCTTATTAGTAAAATAAAACATGACATTGAATACTACGATATCCCTGCACACAGACTAGAAATCGAGGTAACAGAAAGTGCATTAATGGAGTCAAACCAAACTGCAGAAAATATGTTAGCGGAATTAATTGAGCTCGGAGTGCGTTTGTCTATCGACGATTTTGGGACAGGTTATTGCTCATTATCTTATCTAAAGAATATGCCTGCGCATAAGCTTAAAATTGATAAATCATTTGTCGATGAACTTGAACAAGATAAAACCACCACAGCCATTACACGCTCGGTGATCAGTTTAGCCAGGGAGTTGAATATTACCGTGACAGCGGAAGGTGTAGAGGAAGAGTCACAAATGCAGTGGCTACAAGCCCAGCAATGTGATCAATTTCAGGGGTATTTATTTAGTCGGCCGTTACCGAGCGACAAATTTTGTCAGTGGTATAAAACACACCATACCACTGACAATAATATTACTTATCAGCAACCAGTAAAAACAATGCTTTCTTTACAGGTATTATGA
- a CDS encoding valine--tRNA ligase, which yields MEKIYNPQAIEQALYQNWEEQGYFKPNGDLTQDAYSIMIPPPNVTGSLHMGHAFQQTIMDALTRYKRMQGNNTLWQVGTDHAGIATQMVVERKIAAEENKTRHDYGRDAFIDKIWDWKNESGGNITRQMRRLGTSVDWDRERFTMDDGLSEAVKEVFVRLFKEDLIYRGKRLVNWDPKFHTAISDLEVESKEKQGSMWYFRYPLADGETTADGKDYIVVATTRPETMLGDSAVAVHPKDERYAALVGKDIILPIVGRRIKIVADDYADMEKGTGCVKITPAHDFNDYEVGKRNNLVMFNILTENADIREEAEIINSDGTENTELTFTIPTEYQGMERFAARKAIVAKFEELELLEKIEPHTLQVPYGDRSGVVIEPLLTDQWYVSVGPMAKVATDAVKDGEIQFVPKQYENMYFSWMNDVQDWCISRQLWWGHRIPAWYDNEGNVFVGRDEAEVRAENNLGPEIALRQDDDVLDTWFSSALWTFSTQGWPQQTQDLKVFHPSDVLVTGFDIIFFWVARMIMMTMHFIKDENGKPQVPFKTVYVTGLVRDEAGDKMSKSKGNVLDPLDMIDGIDLESLVEKRTGNMMQPQLAKKIEKATRKEFEGGIEAHGTDALRFTLAAMASTGRDINWDMKRLDGYRNFCNKLWNASRYVLMNTEEHDCGQNGGDMEFSLADRWIQGQFQESIKAYREAVDTYRLDLAANIAYEFTWNQFCDWYLELTKPVFAQGTEAQLRGTRHTLVTILEELQRLMHPIMPFITEEIWQRVAPLAGKHTQGATIMLQAFPEFDADKVDAQSMQDLEWVKKFIIAVRNIRGEMDISPSKPISILLKNVGAEEQRRLDENQQFLSSLAKLEAITILGDNEEAPISATSLLGDMEILIPMAGLIDKDAEIARINKQMEKVQKDLDRVSGKLNNEKFVGKAPEAVIAKEREKLAEFESTIAKLDAQKARIESI from the coding sequence ATGGAAAAAATATACAATCCCCAAGCCATTGAGCAAGCGCTTTACCAGAACTGGGAAGAGCAAGGTTACTTCAAGCCAAACGGCGATCTAACACAAGATGCATACAGCATCATGATCCCACCGCCAAATGTCACTGGTAGCCTGCACATGGGTCATGCCTTCCAACAAACGATCATGGATGCGCTAACACGTTACAAGCGTATGCAAGGTAACAACACGTTATGGCAGGTTGGTACCGATCACGCGGGTATCGCAACACAAATGGTTGTTGAACGTAAGATTGCAGCTGAAGAAAACAAAACGCGCCACGATTATGGCCGTGATGCTTTTATCGACAAGATCTGGGATTGGAAAAACGAATCAGGTGGCAACATCACGCGTCAAATGCGTCGTTTAGGCACATCTGTTGATTGGGACCGCGAGCGTTTTACTATGGATGACGGTCTGTCTGAAGCAGTAAAAGAAGTATTCGTACGTCTATTTAAAGAAGACCTAATTTACCGTGGCAAGCGCCTAGTAAACTGGGATCCAAAATTCCACACTGCTATTTCTGATCTTGAAGTTGAGAGCAAAGAAAAACAAGGCAGCATGTGGTACTTCCGCTACCCACTAGCAGATGGCGAAACAACAGCTGACGGTAAAGATTACATCGTTGTAGCGACAACACGTCCAGAAACAATGCTAGGTGATTCTGCAGTTGCAGTACACCCGAAAGACGAACGCTATGCAGCGCTTGTTGGTAAAGACATCATTCTTCCTATCGTTGGCCGTCGCATAAAAATTGTTGCTGATGACTATGCAGATATGGAAAAAGGCACGGGTTGTGTAAAAATTACACCTGCTCATGACTTTAACGATTACGAAGTTGGTAAGCGTAACAACTTAGTGATGTTCAACATCCTAACTGAAAACGCAGATATCCGTGAAGAAGCGGAAATCATCAACTCAGACGGCACAGAAAACACTGAACTAACGTTCACTATCCCTACTGAATACCAAGGTATGGAGCGTTTTGCTGCCCGTAAAGCAATCGTCGCTAAGTTTGAAGAGCTTGAGCTATTAGAAAAAATTGAACCACATACACTACAAGTACCTTACGGCGATCGTAGTGGTGTTGTGATTGAGCCACTACTAACAGACCAATGGTATGTAAGTGTTGGTCCAATGGCGAAAGTAGCAACTGACGCAGTGAAAGATGGCGAAATTCAGTTCGTGCCAAAACAGTACGAAAACATGTACTTCTCGTGGATGAACGACGTACAAGATTGGTGTATCTCACGTCAACTTTGGTGGGGTCACCGTATTCCAGCTTGGTATGATAACGAAGGCAATGTATTCGTTGGTCGTGATGAAGCGGAAGTGCGTGCAGAAAACAACTTAGGTCCTGAAATTGCATTACGTCAAGACGACGATGTACTTGATACTTGGTTCTCATCTGCGCTTTGGACATTCTCAACGCAAGGCTGGCCACAGCAAACTCAAGATCTTAAAGTGTTCCACCCAAGTGATGTACTGGTAACAGGTTTCGACATCATCTTCTTCTGGGTTGCACGTATGATCATGATGACGATGCACTTCATTAAAGATGAAAACGGCAAGCCACAAGTACCCTTTAAAACTGTTTACGTAACAGGTTTAGTACGTGATGAAGCTGGCGATAAAATGTCAAAATCAAAAGGTAACGTACTTGATCCACTAGACATGATCGACGGTATCGACCTTGAGTCACTAGTAGAAAAACGTACTGGTAACATGATGCAGCCACAACTTGCTAAGAAAATTGAAAAAGCAACGCGTAAAGAATTCGAAGGCGGCATCGAAGCACACGGTACTGACGCATTACGTTTCACATTAGCAGCAATGGCATCGACTGGTCGTGACATTAACTGGGACATGAAACGTCTTGATGGTTACCGTAACTTCTGTAACAAACTGTGGAACGCAAGCCGTTACGTATTAATGAACACAGAAGAACATGATTGTGGCCAAAATGGCGGCGACATGGAATTCAGTCTTGCTGATCGTTGGATCCAAGGCCAATTCCAGGAATCAATCAAAGCTTATCGTGAAGCAGTTGATACTTACCGTCTTGATCTGGCAGCAAACATCGCTTACGAATTCACCTGGAATCAGTTCTGCGATTGGTACTTAGAATTAACTAAACCAGTATTTGCACAAGGTACAGAAGCGCAACTGCGTGGTACACGTCATACCCTAGTAACGATCCTAGAAGAGTTACAACGTTTGATGCACCCTATCATGCCGTTCATCACTGAAGAGATCTGGCAGCGTGTTGCACCACTTGCTGGTAAGCACACTCAAGGCGCAACGATCATGCTACAGGCATTCCCTGAGTTTGATGCAGACAAAGTTGATGCGCAATCAATGCAAGATCTAGAATGGGTGAAGAAATTCATTATCGCTGTACGTAACATTCGTGGCGAAATGGACATCAGCCCAAGCAAGCCAATTTCTATCTTGCTTAAAAACGTAGGTGCTGAAGAGCAACGTCGTCTCGACGAAAACCAACAGTTCCTAAGTTCATTAGCGAAACTAGAAGCGATTACAATTCTTGGTGATAATGAAGAAGCGCCAATCTCAGCAACATCACTATTAGGCGACATGGAAATCTTAATTCCAATGGCTGGCTTAATCGATAAAGATGCTGAAATTGCACGTATCAACAAGCAAATGGAAAAAGTCCAAAAAGACTTAGACCGTGTTTCAGGTAAGCTAAACAACGAAAAATTTGTTGGTAAAGCGCCAGAAGCAGTAATTGCTAAAGAACGTGAAAAACTAGCGGAATTTGAAAGTACTATTGCTAAACTTGACGCTCAAAAAGCACGAATTGAATCGATCTAA
- a CDS encoding DNA polymerase III subunit chi, translating into MKKVTFYIMQESKNGVAANMPQHHELACKLAGEFYQQGQRVYIHANDESTANQVDEYLWQLDANSFVPHNLQGEGPRNGAPVEIGFQPPRHRYQVLINLHDHTPQFAVNFNQIIDFVPHQDGLKQQARERYKHYRQTGLQLLTVNAE; encoded by the coding sequence ACTTTTTATATCATGCAAGAATCTAAAAATGGCGTTGCGGCTAACATGCCACAGCATCATGAACTTGCCTGTAAACTGGCTGGTGAGTTTTATCAGCAAGGACAACGCGTCTATATTCACGCCAACGATGAATCGACAGCTAATCAAGTTGACGAATACCTGTGGCAATTAGATGCGAACAGTTTTGTACCACATAATTTACAAGGTGAAGGTCCACGTAATGGCGCGCCCGTTGAAATTGGTTTTCAACCGCCCCGTCACCGCTATCAGGTACTTATCAACCTGCACGACCATACACCGCAATTTGCAGTTAACTTTAATCAGATTATCGATTTTGTACCGCATCAAGACGGCTTAAAACAACAAGCCCGAGAACGTTACAAACATTATCGTCAAACAGGGTTACAGCTGTTAACTGTGAACGCCGAATAA